The Filimonas lacunae genomic sequence ACCTGCAATACCAGGAAGCTGCCAAATTGCTGAAAGATGTGATCAGCTATAAAAAAATGTCCGAAGATTTGCAGGTAGAAGAGATGCTGGCTATTAGCCTGCGTAAACTGGACCGTGTGCCGGATGCCACCTTCTGGTACCGGAAACTAGTACATAGCAGTGACCCCAAACCATCCTGGTTTTTGCATTACGCGCAATTGCTGGCCAGTATGGAGTTGTACGATTCTGCTGCTCTGTACTACGGTAAGTATGCTACCTTAATGCCTGCTGATAAAAGAGGAGATGCTTTTGCAAAAGCATATGCCAATATTGCTGATTTAAAAAAGGGCAATAAGCAGTTCCAGGTATTTTTCACAAACATCAATACAGATGCTTCTGAATACTCCCCGATGTTTTACAAAGGCGGATTATTGTTTACCAGTAACCGGAGGATAAACGGCAGTGTGAAAAATGTATATGGATGGAATAAGTCTCCTTATTCTGACATTTACGAGGTAGATACCTTGTCCATTATACTGCCGGAAGAGCCTGACAGTTTACTGGCTGATGTAAGAAGAAATCCTAATAAATACCGTAGCCAGTTGCATGCCTTAAAAACTGCTATTGCAGAAGAAAGTCCAGGCGATAACAGGCGTATGGGGTTCTATGATGAATCAATGGCAGGCGATACGCTGGGAGCTATCAGCAAAATAGAGGGAGTACATCAGTTTAAAGGCTCTGTGAATAGCCGTTTTCATGAAGGCTCCACTTCCATAGGGCCTGATGGTACTATTTACTTTACCCGTAGTAGTCACAAAAGAAACAATTTTGGTCGCAGTACGGATGGCGTTTTCAGGTTGCAGATTTTTAATACTGCCAAAAACGACAGGGGTGTAGAACCTTTTAAATACAATGATGAAGACTGGAGCAATGCGCATCCTGCTGTAAGCAAAGATGGCTTATTCATGATATTTACTTCTGATAAACCTGGTAGCGTGGGCGGCACTGATTTGTACCTGTGTACCAGGGATAAAATTACTTCGCAATGGAACGCACCGGTAAATTTGGGGCCACTGATAAACACAGAGGGAAATGAAGCTTTTTCTTATATAGATAACAACGGTACCTTGTTTTTTGCATCTGACGGTCATCCAGGTTTAGGTGGTCTGGATATTTTTAGTATAGCGCTGAACCCCAACACGCATAGGCCGGAAGGAACCGTTACACATTTAGGTGCGCCGGTAAATTCACCGAAAGATGATTTTGGTTTTATATGGAGCGATGAATGGAATAAAGGATATTTTTCTTCTAATCGCAGAGGTAATGATGATATTTATATAGTGAAGTAACACTATTATTTTATGGCTTTTGTTTATAGGTGAGGCGGGAGAACAAGGGCTCCTGCCTTTTTTTTAAGAAGGCCGCTACTGTGGTAAACACCACAGAGCGGCCTTTGTGTTAAAGGACACCAGAACGAAAATGAATATTAGAAAGTAAGCTTCAAACTGGCTGAAAAGGTGGTGCCCAGTATGCTGAAATGGGAGCCATTATAAGGTACTATCTGGTAACGGCCATCGAAGGTGATGCCATTGTAGTTGGCTGCAACAGCTGCCGGACTTTTTAACAGGGCTTCTCCTTCTGCATTCTTGGCTATAAAATCCCATTTGGGCAATACATTGAAAATATTCTGTACACCGCCAAAGAAGGTGAGGTTACGGGTAAGCTGCACACTAAAGCTGAGGTCGGTAGTAACACGGGTTTTAAATTTAGTGTCCAGGTTAGCATCCAGTCCATTGTCCGAATCATGAAAAGTAACCGGGCCAAACACGGTATTGTCCAGGTTAAATGTCCAGTGTTTTATTTTGTAATCCAGTCCGGCAATGTATTTGAACTTAGGACGCGAAGTTAATATGAGGGCCAGGTTTTGATCGGTTACAATATTTTTGCCGGCAGCAGCTATTAACGGTGGATTGTGCAGCGCCAGGTTTTTGTTTTCCAGGGTGTAGTTGCCTGCCAGGTTTAATCCCAGTTTGCCATTGCCTAAAGCAATGTTGCGGTAGTTAGCCACAAAGTCAAGCCCCTGTGTGCGTGTATGCATTCCGTTTACAAAAAATCCTACACTTACAATGCCGTTTTGTTGCAGTACGGTATTTAAGCCCTCAGAACCAGGGCCATCGCCGGGGCCAATGTTGTCGCTTAACAATATCCTGTTTTTCAGTTTAATATTATAGTAATCTACCGTAATGTTCAGGTTAGAGGTGGGTTTTAAACCTAAGCCGGCTGTAAAGTTGGTAGACTTTTCGGGTTCCAGTTTAGGCACACCCAGTAAACGCGCCTGCGGGCTGTTGTTGCTTACAATACCGGATGTTTGAATAGTGCCGCCGCTGAAAGATGCCTGTGACAATTGAAGGTTAATTTGTGACAGGGAAGGGGCGCGGAAACCGGTGGATACCGAACCGCGGATAGTGATTTTATCATCCAGCAGTTTATAACGTGAGCTGATTTTCCATACAAAAGCATCTCCAAAATCGCTATAGTTTTCAGCGCGGATGGTACCATTCACCAGGAAGTCGTCAGTAACATCATAGCTAAGATCTAAGTAGCCGCCAAAGTTGTAGCGGGTTGATTTGATGGCATTGGCAGAACCATATCCCGGAAAGGAGATAGCGCCTGAGCCACGCACGGAAGCGGTGTCGCCGGCTACCAGCGAGTAGTTCTCTACCCTGAACTCGGTACCAAAAGCAACGTTCAGCTGGCTGCTGAGTTTACGCGAAATATCAATGTTGCCAATGTTGTTACTGAACGTAAACCCACCCGGCTTAAAGCTAATAGGGCTGCTGGAGCCAAGGCTTTCATTGATGGTGTTGTTTACGGTATATAGTTGTTTATTACCACCGGTAGTAAAGCTCATGTCTGTTTTCCAGCCATTCTTTTCTGAGCGAAAGCCGATAGTGCCGTTGTAATCATTTAAATCACCTTCAAACGTTGGTCCAAAACCAATGTACTCTGTACCTGCTGCATGCAGTAAGCCGTAATCGCTTTTCCAGTAAGGCGTACGGTAGTTGGCATTACTGATCACTTTTTTATATACATAAGCGGCATTGAAATAAATTTCGGTATTGTCGCTTAACGCACTACCGCCATTTACCAGAAATTTAGCAGAGGAGTTGGCAGGGGTGCCGTTAGGGTTATTGGCATCAGGAAACTTGTCCAGGTAGGCTTGTGCTTCTTCTACCGAAACGCCAAAAGTGGCAGCTTCTCCTTCAGCGCTTACTTTGCCGGCCCGGTTGGTGCGGTTGGTATGTTGCAGGTCGATGGTATAGTTGATATATCCTTTGTTGCCAAAGTTTGCTCCGTTATTCAGCGCCATGCCAATCATGGCTCCATCGCCTTTGTGCGTAATAGCCGATTTGGCAATAACAGAGCCATATTCGTATTTGTCTTTTAAAATAATATTCATGACCCCGGCAATAGCATCCGAACCGTATTGTGCCGAAGCGCCGTCGCGCAATATTTCTACGCGTTTAATTGCATCAGAAGGGATAGCGGAAAGGTCTGCGCCTGTTTCACCACGGCCGGGTGATGACTGCACATAGGTTAAAGAGCTGGCGTTTTTTCTTTTGCCATTGATGAGTATTAAGGTCCGGCTGGGGCCCATGTTCCTTATTTCGTAAGGATCTAATAATGAGGTGGCGTCGTTTACCGGTGTGTTTACCGTGCTAAAGCTGGGAACCCGGTATTGCAACGATTTATCGAACGAAGGCTGGCCGGTAGAGCTTAAATCAGCCGCTGTTATAATGTCTACAGGCACAGTGCTGGTGGTCATGGTCCGTTGCGATGCGCGTGTACCGGTGCTTACAATCAGCTCTTCCAGGTTGGCAGCAGTAGCTGCCAGGTCTGTGTTAAGTGTAACCGGGCTACCAGCCACTTTCACTTCTTTGGTAACAGCTATAAATCCTACATAAGAATAACTGATCAGGTAGTTGCCATCGGGCAGGCTTAATGTGTAATCGCCCTGGTTGTTGGTAACACTTTTTACTTTTCCTGGTAATGCCGAAACGGTAACACCGGCTATAGGTTTTTTTTGTTCATCTGTTACCTTACCGGTAACGGTGGTTTGCGCTAATGCAGCAGATAAGCTGTATACCCAAAGTGTAAGGGTAGCAATGCTCATGCGTAGTGTGCAGTTTTTGCTCATGTTTTGGATTTTTATAAAAGTAGCCTGTTGATATGGTGCTGATTAATCGGTAATTGTCTGGTGTTATTCAAATATTGCATGCACTTGTGGTTGCTGAAATGCAGGCATAGCATGGGTTACATGCTGTACAGGTAAGGCAGTAGTAAGCATGCAAGGTTGCTGTCTGCCTTGTATATGCAAAGCAGTGAATGGCATGGAGCAATCTGGATGAAATTTTTATATAGGGTAGGATACCGGCGTTAGCTCCCGGTTGCATTTGTACAGGCGTGTGTATTCGCTGGGCGACATTCCTGTTGTTTTTTTAAACACACGGTTGAAGGTGATAATGCTGTTAAAGCCAGTAGTATAAGCTACGTGGGCGATATTGTCGCAATCGCCCCGTATCATTTTTTTACAGGCTTCTGTAACACGTATTTCATTTAAGAAATTAAAATAGGTTTTGCGGGTATGCTTTTTAAAGTACTTACAAAAAGCATAAGGAGTAATGTTGGCTATGCGGGCAATTTTACTGAGAGAAATATCTTCTGCATAGTTTTCAATGGTGTATTCATACACATCATTCATACGTATGCCTTCCGTATCCATCAGTACTTCAAACTTACCCAACCCGGTAGCCAGGCATCGCCACGATTCTACCTGAACAGCCAGAAAGCGCAGCAGCTTCATAAAACAAAACAGACGGTCAAAGCCCGATAGTTTACTGATCCGTTTCATTTCCCGCGACACGATGTGTGTATACCTGGCTGGCAACTGCAACCCGTTTTCGGTAAGCGCT encodes the following:
- a CDS encoding PD40 domain-containing protein codes for the protein MKQFYIIIAKIGVLCLLLLQCLPATADDVHNRILTRAIKAYKNLQYQEAAKLLKDVISYKKMSEDLQVEEMLAISLRKLDRVPDATFWYRKLVHSSDPKPSWFLHYAQLLASMELYDSAALYYGKYATLMPADKRGDAFAKAYANIADLKKGNKQFQVFFTNINTDASEYSPMFYKGGLLFTSNRRINGSVKNVYGWNKSPYSDIYEVDTLSIILPEEPDSLLADVRRNPNKYRSQLHALKTAIAEESPGDNRRMGFYDESMAGDTLGAISKIEGVHQFKGSVNSRFHEGSTSIGPDGTIYFTRSSHKRNNFGRSTDGVFRLQIFNTAKNDRGVEPFKYNDEDWSNAHPAVSKDGLFMIFTSDKPGSVGGTDLYLCTRDKITSQWNAPVNLGPLINTEGNEAFSYIDNNGTLFFASDGHPGLGGLDIFSIALNPNTHRPEGTVTHLGAPVNSPKDDFGFIWSDEWNKGYFSSNRRGNDDIYIVK
- a CDS encoding AraC family transcriptional regulator translates to MKIIQFTAPVSKDNSVVVQEDILPYFYNYLHRHNEIQLTLIIKGEGTLIAGNYTQPFEPGDVYIIGANQPHIFKGDARYFKEPATDNSQAIHIFFNPEGCLSPLFSLPELESVKKFIALTENGLQLPARYTHIVSREMKRISKLSGFDRLFCFMKLLRFLAVQVESWRCLATGLGKFEVLMDTEGIRMNDVYEYTIENYAEDISLSKIARIANITPYAFCKYFKKHTRKTYFNFLNEIRVTEACKKMIRGDCDNIAHVAYTTGFNSIITFNRVFKKTTGMSPSEYTRLYKCNRELTPVSYPI
- a CDS encoding TonB-dependent receptor, with translation MSKNCTLRMSIATLTLWVYSLSAALAQTTVTGKVTDEQKKPIAGVTVSALPGKVKSVTNNQGDYTLSLPDGNYLISYSYVGFIAVTKEVKVAGSPVTLNTDLAATAANLEELIVSTGTRASQRTMTTSTVPVDIITAADLSSTGQPSFDKSLQYRVPSFSTVNTPVNDATSLLDPYEIRNMGPSRTLILINGKRKNASSLTYVQSSPGRGETGADLSAIPSDAIKRVEILRDGASAQYGSDAIAGVMNIILKDKYEYGSVIAKSAITHKGDGAMIGMALNNGANFGNKGYINYTIDLQHTNRTNRAGKVSAEGEAATFGVSVEEAQAYLDKFPDANNPNGTPANSSAKFLVNGGSALSDNTEIYFNAAYVYKKVISNANYRTPYWKSDYGLLHAAGTEYIGFGPTFEGDLNDYNGTIGFRSEKNGWKTDMSFTTGGNKQLYTVNNTINESLGSSSPISFKPGGFTFSNNIGNIDISRKLSSQLNVAFGTEFRVENYSLVAGDTASVRGSGAISFPGYGSANAIKSTRYNFGGYLDLSYDVTDDFLVNGTIRAENYSDFGDAFVWKISSRYKLLDDKITIRGSVSTGFRAPSLSQINLQLSQASFSGGTIQTSGIVSNNSPQARLLGVPKLEPEKSTNFTAGLGLKPTSNLNITVDYYNIKLKNRILLSDNIGPGDGPGSEGLNTVLQQNGIVSVGFFVNGMHTRTQGLDFVANYRNIALGNGKLGLNLAGNYTLENKNLALHNPPLIAAAGKNIVTDQNLALILTSRPKFKYIAGLDYKIKHWTFNLDNTVFGPVTFHDSDNGLDANLDTKFKTRVTTDLSFSVQLTRNLTFFGGVQNIFNVLPKWDFIAKNAEGEALLKSPAAVAANYNGITFDGRYQIVPYNGSHFSILGTTFSASLKLTF